The sequence GGCTACGGCGAATTCCGCCCGCGCGATGCCAATGACAGCCTGGAAGGCCGCAACCGCAACCGCCGGGTGATGGTGATCATCCTCGCCGACGCGGCCGATCCGGTATTCCCCGGCAGCGACGCGAAGGTGACCGCCGGTGCGGCCCCGGCCGCGCTGCCGGCGCCCGCTACCCGTCCTGTCAACAACGTGGCCAGGCCCGCGGCCATCGCCCCGGTGCGGCCGGCCCCGATCGAAGGCGCGCCCGCGGCGACGACCATTGAAGGAGCTCCCTGATGCGCATCTGGGCCATTGCCAACCAGAAAGGCGGCGTCGGCAAGACCACCACCACCCTGGCGCTGGGCCGCAACCTGGCCGCCCAGGGCAAGCGCGTGCTGCTGATCGACCTGGACCCGCACTCCTCACTCACCCGCGCCTTCGGCGTCCCGGTCGATCCGCCGCCGCGCGGCGTGCTGGACCTGTTCGCCGAGTCGCCGGCCGCACTGGCCACGCTGGCCAATCCCAGCGCGATCCCGGGGCTGGACTTCATCTGCGCGCAGGCCGCACTGGCCACGCTGGAACGCCGCAGTGCCAGCCAGCCGGGCCTGGGCCTGGCCCTGCAGAACGCACTGACCCGCCACGCCGGCGGCCACGACTACATCCTGCTGGACTGCGCCCCCACCCTGGGCCTGCTGATGATCAACGCGCTGGCTGCCGCGCACCGCCTGGTCATCCCGACCCAGGCCGAGCCGCTGGCCCTGCACGGCCTGGCCGGCATGGTCCGCACCGCGGAGATGGTCGAGCGTTCGCGCCGCCGTCCGCTGCCGGTGTCGATCCTGCCCACGCTGTTCGACCGCCGCACCCGCGTCGGCAACGAAACCCTGAAGAAGATGCAGGACCTCTACGGCGAGCGCGTCTGGGAAGACGCGATCCCGGTCGACACCCGCATCTGCAACCCTTCGGCGCTGACCGTGGCGGCCGTGGCCGGTGAATACCCGGGCCGTGGCCTGTCCGCCTACCGCCGCGCCCTGGAATGGATCCTGGCCGAAGACGCACTGTGCCTGGAGCAGGCTGCATGAACCCCACCGACGTACTCGACGACTACCTGGAGGAGCTGCTGCTGGATGCGATCCCGTCCAGCGCCGCCGCCAGCCAACACCAAGACCCGACTGCAACCAGCCAAGCGACCGCAGCGGCTGACGCAACTGCCCACTTCGAAGACACGGCAGCCGCCGCAGACGATGCCGTGGCCGTTGGGGCCGATGTCGTCGAGGCAGCATGCGTGGCCGCTGAGGCCTGCGCCGCGGAAACCGATGACGCGGCCGAAGAAGCCACCAGCGACGGTGCGGTGATCGAGGCCGTCGAGGGGGAAGCGGCAGCCGAAGTCGAAGACGAAGACGCGGTTGAAGCGGTGGGAACGATTAAAGCCGCTGAGGTGAATGAGGTCGCTCAAGTGCCCGGAGGGGCCGCAGAAGTCACGGAGCCGCAGCTGGCCACCATCACCGGGGCCATCGGAGCCGGCAGCCCGGTCGCCGAAGCCGCCACCGCCGTTGAGCCACCGCTGGCACCTGCACCTGCTCCCGCCGCTCCCGTCACCCAGACACCGGTTACGCCAGCCGTTGCCCGGGCACCGGGTCTGCCGCCGGCACCTGCGGCTCCCACTGCACCCGCCCCCGCCCCGATCCGAGCGCCGGCTCCCATGCCCCAAGCCTCCCGCCCCGTTCCACCGCCGTCCACCAACGCCGCCTGGAACGAGCTGCAGGCCCAGGCCCGCATCGCCAGCTCGCCGCACCACAACCGCCGCGCCTCCGAACGCACCACCCGCTGGCTGCGGCTGCGCTGCGGCGCCCAGCCCTATGCGCTGGAGCTGCTGAAGGTGCAGGAAGTGGTGCTGCCGGTGCCGCTGCTGCCGCTGCGCGGCACGCCGCCGGCCACGCTGGGCATCATGAACCTGCGCGGCCAGGTGGTCCCGGTCATCGACCTGGGAATCCGCCTCGGCGGCGTGCCGGTGGAGGACGATGCCCTCACCCGCATCGTCGTCCTGGAAGAGGACGGCGAAGCCCTGGGCCTGAAGGTGTCCGCGGTCGAGGACGTGGCCAACCTCACCGACTCGCAGATCGAACCGCCGGATACAGCGCGCATCTGCCAGATCTCCAATGACCTGTTCCGCGGCGTGGCACGGCTCGGCTCCCGGCCGATGATCCTGCTCGACGCCAGCGTGCTGCTGCACTGAGCGGCCCGCGGGCGACAGGAAAGAACCTGGCACCAAGCCCTAAAGCTTTCCACGAAAGCGCCGTTATCAGACCTAGAACCGTTCGTCCGGAGCAATGATGAGCACTGTGGCACTGGGTCAGGATCTCGGAATCGAGACCAGCACCGAGCTGAAACAACAACTTGCCGCCCACCTGGAACACGAGGGCCTGCTGCGCGTGGATGCCAGCCAGGTCGGTCGTATCCACACCGCGGCAATGCAGCTGCTGTGCGCCTTCGTCGAGGCCCGCCGCAAGGCTGGCCACGCCACCGGCTTCGACGGTTGCACCGATACCTTCCGCGACGCCGCGCGCCTGCTTGGCGTTACCCAGGCCCTGGGCCTGGACGCAACTACTGACAACCTGAAATCTGTGGAGAACGCTGCATGAGCGCACGTATCTTGGTGGTGGACGACTCGGCGTCGATGCGCCAGATGGTCTCATTCGCCCTCACCTCGGCCGGTTTTTCCGTCGAAGAAGCCGAAGACGGCGCCGTTGCGCTCGGTCGCGCCAAGGGCGCGAAGTTCAACGCGGTGGTCACCGACGTCAACATGCCGAACATGGACGGCATCTCGCTGATCCGCGAGCTGCGCCAGCTGCCGGACTACAAGTTCACCCCGATGCTGATGCTGACCACCGAGTCGGCCGCCGACAAGAAGTCCGAAGGCAAGGCCGCCGGTGCCACCGGCTGGCTGGTCAAGCCGTTCAACCCGGAACAGCTGGTCGCCACCGTCCAGAAAGTCCTGGGCTGATACCCCCACCGCAAAAACGATCGGATAGCGCGCCAATGAGTATGGACCTGCAACGTTTCCACGCCACCTTCTTCGAGGAAAGCCGCGAAGGACTGGACGCCATGGAAGCCGGTCTGCTCGCGATGGAAGACGGCCAGCACGATGCCGAAACCATCAACTCGGTTTTCCGCGCCGCGCATTCGATCAAGGGCGGCGCCGGCACCTTCGGCTTCGATGCCATTGCCGGCCTCACCCACGTGCTGGAAACCCTGCTCGACGAGCTGCGCGCCGGCAAGCGTGCACTGGAAAGCGCCGCGGTCGACGCCATGCTGGCCTCGGTGGACGTACTGCGCGCCCTGCTGCGCGAAGCCGAACACGGCCAGCCGGCCGACCCCGAATCGGTGCGCGCGGTGAAGGAACGCCTGGAAGCGGTGCTGTCGGGCAAGGCCACCAGCGCCGCCCCGGCCGCCGCCGCAGCCGCCGAGCCCGAGCCGGAAGGCTGGCAGATCGGCTTCACCCCGGCGCCCGGCCTGTTCATGAGCGGCAATGATCCGCTGCGCATCATCCGCGAACTGGAAAGCCTGGGCTCGCTGCAGGTCGCCTCGCGCCTGGAGAAGCTGCCCGAGTTCGCCCACCTGGACCCGCTCGAGGCCTACATGGCCTGGGACCTGGGCCTGGTTGGCAGGATCCCGCGCGCCAAGATCGAGGACACCTTCGCCTGGGTCGTGGACGACTGCGAACTGGAGATCCGTCCGGTCGCCGCGCCGCCGAGCCTGGCCGTTCAGGCCCCGGCCGCTGCCCCGGCTCCCGCCGAAGCGGCACGTCCGGCTGCCGGTGGAGCTTCCGCTCCCGCCGCTGCGTCCAGCGAAGCCGAGACATCGATCCGCGTCAGCGTCGACAAGGTCGATGCGCTGATCAACCTGGTCGGCGAGCTGGTCATCACCCAGGCCATGCTCAAGCAGGTCTCCGGCGGGCTGGACCCGGTCCACGCCGAGCGCCTGTTCGCCGGCCTGGACCTGCTCGAACGCAATACCCGCGACCTGCAGGAAGCCGTCATCGGCGTGCGCATGCTGCCGGTGGACGCCGTGTTCCGCCGCTTCCCGCGTCTGGTCCGCGACCTGTCCACCCGCCTGGGCAAGCACGTGCGCCTGCGCACCATCGGCGAAGGCACCGAGCTGGACAAGGGCCTGATCGAGAAGATCGCCGATCCGCTGGTCCACCTGGTCCGCAACTCCATCGACCACGGCCTGGAAATGCCCGACGTGCGTTGCCAGGCCGGCAAGGACGAGACCGGCACCATCACCCTGGCGGCTTCGCACCAGGGCGGCCACATCGTCATCGAGGTCAGCGACGACGGGCGCGGCCTGAACCGCGACAAGATCCTGGCCAAGGCCCAGGAACGCGGCCTGGCCGTGCCGGACAACCCGACCGACGCCCAGGTCTGGGACCTGATCTTCGCACCGGGCTTCTCCACCGCCGATGCCGTCACCGACCTGTCCGGTCGTGGCGTGGGCATGGACGTGGTCCGCCGCAACATCCAGGCCCTGGGTGGCGAGGTGCAGATCGAATCCAGCGCCGGTGCCGGTACCCGCACCCTGATCCGCCTGCCGCTGACCCTGGCCATCCTCGACGGCATGACCGTGTCCGTTGGTGGCGAGACGCTGATCCTGCCGCTGGCCTACGTGCTCGAAGCGTTGCAGCCCAAGGAAGAGGACATCCGCACCATGGCCGGCGAAGGCCGCGTGCTGCGCGTCCGCGGCGAGTACCTGCCGATCCTGTCGCTGCGCGAGTACTACGCCTACGGTGCCGAAGGCGCCAACCCCGATCCGCTGGTGGTGGTGGTCGAAGGCGACGGCCAGAAGATCGCGCTGGAAGTCGACGAACTGGTCGGCCAGCAGCAGGTCGTGGTCAAGAACATCGAGAACAACTACCGTCGCATCAGTGGCGTGTCCGGCGCCACCATCCTCGGCGACGGCCGTGTCGCGCTGATCGTGGACATCGGTGGCCTGGTGCGTTCGCTGCGCATCGCCGAAGCGGCGTGATCCCCATCGCGGTTTGACGCCACGCCTCCGGGCGTGGCGCAATTCCCCGCCCGCTGTACGAAGGCCCCCCCACAATGAAGTCTTCCTTCCTGCTTGCCGTGGCCAGCCTGGCCGCGCCTGCCTGCGCGCTCGCGCAGTCCCCGTCCAGCGATGCCAGCCTGTGGCCGCCGCGCTGGAGCCCGGCCAACGGCACCGAGGTCTCGCTGACCGGCAACATCGCCTACGACCTCAACCGCGTCGATGCCGATGGCACCGGGCTGCAGGACGATGATGCCTGGCGCCGCCATGAGCTCGGCCTCAACATCAAGCGCAAGGGCGTGTACGACATCGCGGTCGCCTACGACCTGCACAACGAGACATGGATGGACGTGACCCTGCGCCTGGAGAGCAAGGCGCTGTTCGGTCGCGACGTGGGCAAGCTGCGCGTGGGCCACATGAAACTGCCGCTCGGCTTCGAGGGCAACTCGGCCACCCGCAACGGCTCGTTCATGGAGAACTCGATCGCCACCCAGGCCTTCTACGAGGGCCGCCGCCTCGGCGTGGACTGGTCGCTGGAACAGCCGCGCTGGCTGTTCAACGCCGGCTGGTACGCCGACGACCTGCACGGCAACAACCCCGGCAACAGCATGGCCGCACGCGTGGCGTGGACGCCGCGCAAGCAGGACGGCCAGGTGCTGCACCTGGGCCTGTCCGGCACCCGCGAGCTGCCCGACCCGGAGATCAACGGCCGCGGCGTCGAAGTGCTGCCCAGCGTGCGCTGGCGCGCCAAGCCCGAGGTCTCGCTGACCGGCGTGCGCCTGGTCGACTCCGGCACCCTGGCCAATATCGACCGCATCGACCGCCACGGCATCGAGGCGCTGTGGATCGAAGGGCCGTGGTCGCTGCAGGGCGAATACCTGCGCCAGGAAACCTCGCGCCGCGGGGGGCTGGGCAACTACGCCAGCGACGGCTGGTACCTGTCCGGCAGCTGGCTGGTCACCGGCGAGTCGCGTGTCTACAGCGGCGGCAACATCGCCAACCCCAGGCCGGAAGGCAAGGCCGGTGCGGTCGAACTGCTGGCCCGCTACAGCCATATCGACCTGGACAGTGACGGCATCGCCGGTGGGCGCGAAAGCAACTGGACCGTGGGCGCCAACTGGTACGTGGGCCGCCACCTCAAGTTCCAGGCCAACCATGTGTGGGCCGATGCCCGCCGCGGCGCCGTCCACGTCCGTCCGCGGGCCCTGGAACTGCGGGCCCAGCTGCACTTCTGATCCCGTCGCCCACGGCCGGCATCCAGCCGGACTACACACCTTCAAGAAAGTCAAGCGCGCGCCGCTAACTCATCCAGCGGCGCGTTCTTTTTTGCGCCTCCGCAGCAGCACCTGCGACCGCAGCCCTGCCGCGGATATCCGGGCAGCGCGGCGGCGTGTTGTCCCTGGCCTTTGGAGAGCATCATGAAGTGGTTCCAGAACCTGCCCATCACCCGCAAGCTGCTGCTGGCCTTTGCCAGCACCTGCGCACTGACGGTAATGCTGGGCGTGTTTTCGCTGTGGCGCATGCAGCTTTCCGACGTACGCATGCAGGAGGTCAATACCAACTGGATGCCGGCCGTGCAGCATCTGGGTGAAATGCGCGCCCAGCTCGGCGAGTTCCGCACCTTCGAGCAGGCCCAGCTCAATTTCCAGGGCAACGAGGAGCGGCTGGCCGACTACCGCAAGCGCCTGGCCGATGTGCGCGGCGTGATCGAGGCCTCCGAGAAGGCCTACGACGACATCCCCAGCGAGTACGCGCCCGAGGAAAAGGCGATGTACGAGAACATGCAGTCGCTGCGCGCAGCCTATTTCGCCGCCAACGACCGCATCGCCGAAGCCATTGCCGCCGACGACTTCGCCGCCGCCCGCGCGATTTCCGACGACGAGTCGCGCAAGATCCGCCGCGAGCTGTTCGACCAGCTCAAGGAGATGTCCAGGTACAACCAGGACGAACTGGGCAAGGTGATCGCCGAGTCCAACCGCGTGCACAAGCAGTCGGTGGCCGCGGTGATCATTGGCCTGCTGCTGATCCTCGGCCTGGCTGTCGCGCTGGGCGTGGCCATCACCCGCTCCATCGTCCGCCCGCTGGCCGATGCGGTGCGCGTGGCCGACGACGTGGCCCAGGGCCGGCTCGACACCCGCGTGGATACCTCGCGCCAGGACGAGGTCGGCAAACTGCTGGTCTCCATGCAGCGCATGAAGTCGCAGGTGCAGGCAGTGATCGCCGCCCAGCTCGAAATGAACCGGATGCACGAGGAAGGCCAGATCAGCTACCGCATCGATGCAGCCCGGTTCCCGGGCGAGTACGGCCAGCTGGTGGAAGGCGCCAACGCGCTGGTATCGCAGCACATCGCGGTCCAGCTCAAGGTCGTGGAGGTCATGCGCCGCTACGCCGCCGGTGACCTGTCGGTGGACATGGACCGCCTGCCCGGGGAGAAGGCCGCCATCACCGAGGCCATCGGCGCGACCAAGGCCAGCCTGTCGGCCATCAACGGCGAAATCCGGCGCCTGGCCACGGCCGCCGCCGCCGGCGATTTCAGCCAGCGCGGTGACGAGGGTCGATTCCAGTACGAATTCGGCGGGATGGTGGCCGGGCTCAACCGGCTGATGGAGACCACCGACGGCAACCTGGCCGAGGTCTCCGCCCTGCTGCAGGCCATCGCCCGCGGCGACCTCACCGTGCGCATGGACGGCGACTTCCACGGCGTGTTCGCCCGCATGCGTGATGACGCCAACGCCACCGTCGCACAGCTGACCACCATCGTCGGCCGCATCCAGTCCGCGGCCGACAGCATCAGCCTGGCTGCCGGCGAGATTGCCTCGGGCAACTCGGATCTGTCGCGCCGTACCGAACAGCAGGCCGCCAACCTGGAAGAAACCGCCGCCTCGATGGAGGAACTCACCTCCACCGTGCGCCAGAATGCCGAGCACGCCCGCCAGGCCAACCAGCTCGCCATCGGCGCGCAAGGCGTCGCCTCGCAGGGCGGCCAGGTCGTGGGCCAGGTCGTGACCACGATGTCGGCCATCGAGGCCTCGTCGAAGAAGATCGCCGACATCATCTCGGTCATCGACGGCATCGCCTTCCAGACCAACATCCTGGCGTTGAACGCCGCGGTGGAAGCCGCCCGTGCCGGCGAACAGGGCCGCGGCTTCGCCGTGGTCGCCTCGGAGGTGCGGACCCTGGCCCAGCGTTCGGCCGGTGCCGCCAAGGAGATCAAGACCCTGATCGACGACTCGGTCGAGAAGGTGTCCGAGGGCTCGGCGCTGGTCAACCAGGCCGGCAGCACGATGGGCGAGATCGTCACCAGCGTCCAGCGCGTGACCGACATCATGGCCGAGATCTCCGCCGCCTCGCAGGAACAGAGCGCCGGCATCGAACAGGTCAACCACACCGTCAACCAGATGGACGAAACCACCCAGCAGAACGCCGCGCTGGTGGAGGAAGCCACTGCCGCCGCGCGCTCGATGGAGGAACAGGCCGCGCAGCTGGTCGAAGCCGTCGCCAGTTTCCGGCTGTCGCAGGACGCCGGCGTGGCCGGACTGGTACGCGACCGCGTGACCCGCATCGCCGCGGCATCGGCCCCGCGTTCCTGAACCCTGTCGCCCGCGGCTGCGCACAACCCGCAGGCGTTCGTGCAACACCTGTCGTACTGCCGCATGGACGCCGTGGAACAACCTTCCACCAGGGGAAGCCGGAAGCACCAGGCACCGGCTCCCCTAGCAACAACGAGGGACCTGCGTGGCCCGCCGCGTGCTGGCCAGCAGATCCGCCCACACCGGCCTGGCTGGCCCTGCAGAGACCGCCGCATGAAGCTCGACACCCTCCTCGCAAGAAAGCTGTCCAACCTGCCACTCAAGCGTAAATTCCTGATCCAGACCGTACTGGTGGCCATCGGCACCATCGTGCTGGCGGTCATCGCCGCCCGCATCCAGTACCTCGATCTCAACAGTACCCGCCAGGCCGGCCTCAAGGCGCAGACCGAGATGGCGCTGGGCGTGATCGAGCATTACGCCGGACAGGTTGCCGATGGCCACATCGACGAGGCCGAGGGCCAGCGCCTGGCCCTGGCAAGCCTGTCGGCGATGCAGGCCAACAACGGCGTGGACTACTTTTTCGTCACCGATGAAGAACCGCGCATGCTGATGCACCCCACCCGCCCGGACCTGATCGGCAAGCCCATCGCCGACGTGCTCAGTGCCGATGGCAAGCGCATCTTCCCCGAGTTCGTCCGCGTTGCGCAGGCCGGCGGCGGGCACGTGGACTACGCCTGGGCCAAGGCCGGTGAGAAGGATCCCGTTCCCAAGACTTCCTACGCAGCGCTCTACAAACCCTGGGGCTGGGTGGTCGGCACCGGCGTCTACCTCGACGACACGCAGGCGCAGGCCCTGCAGTTCACCTTCATCATGACCTTCGTCGGCGGCGGGCTGGTGCTGCTGACCATGGCTATCGGCTGGGCGATCGGCTACTCCGTGCTGGAGCCGGTATCGCGTGCACTGGCCGCGATCCGCGGCGTTTCGCGCGGTGACCTGGGCGTTCGCAGCGGCCACCACGGCAGCGACGAGGTCGGCCAGATGCTCAAGGCCACCGACGAGATGGTGCACATGCTCGAGCGCTTCTCGCGCGAGACCGGCACCATGATCCGGCTGCATGCCGCCGAGGACATCAGCCACCGCATGCCGGAGGATTTCCCCGGCGTGTATGGCGAGCTGGCGCATGGCATCAACACCATGATGTTCGAGCACCTGGACGCCTTCCGCGATGCGATCAGCGTGCTGGACCGCTACGCCCACGGCGACCTGGCCCAGGACGCCCGCCGCCTGCCCGGCTCGCGCGCCTTCCTGCACGAGGCGATGGATGCGGCCAAGCAGGCGTTGCTGGCAATCAACGGCGAGATCAAGCGCCTGGCACGGGCCGCGGCCGCCGGCGACTTCAGCGTGCGTGGCGACGAGTCCCGCTTCAACCACGATTTCCGGCAGATGGTGCAGGGCCTGAACGCGATGATGGCGACCAGCGACCGCAACCTGGCGCAGCTGTCCGCACTGCTGCAGTCACTGGCCGAGGGCGACCTGACCGTACGCATGGACGGCGACTTCCACGGTGTGTTCGCCCGCATGCGCGATGACGCCAACGCCACCGTCGCCCAGCTCACCAGCATGGTCAGCCGTATCCAGGCCTCGGCCGACAGCATCAACCTCGCGGCCGGGGAGATTGCCTCGGGCAACGCCGACCTGTCGCGCCGCACCGAGCAGCAGGCTGCCAACCTGGAAGAAACCGCCGCCTCGATGGAGGAACTCACCTCCACCGTGCGCCAGAACGCCGAACACGCCCGCCAGGCCAACCAGCTGGCCATCGGTGCCCACGGCGTCGCCTCGCAGGGCGGCCAGGTCGTGGGCCATGTCGTGACCACGATGACGGCCATCGAGCAGTCTTCGAAGAAGATCGCCGACATCATCAGTGTGATCGACGGGATCGCCTTCCAGACCAACATCCTGGCGTTGAACGCCGCGGTGGAAGCCGCGCGTGCCGGCGAGCAGGGCCGCGGCTTTGCCGTCGTGGCTTCGGAAGTGCGCACCCTGGCCCAGCGTTCGGCCGGTGCCGCCAAGGAGATCAAGACCCTGATCGACGACTCGGTCGACAAGGTCTCCGAGGGCTCGGCATTGGTGAACCAGGCCGGCAGCACCATGGGCGAGATCGTGAACTCGGTCCAGCGCGTCACCGACATCATGGCCGAGATCTCGGCGGCGTCGCAGGAACAGTCCTCGGGCATCGAACAGGTCAACAAGACCGTGACCCAGATGGACGAGACCACCCAGCAGAACGCCGCGCTGGTGGAAGAAGCCACCGCTGCCGCCCGCTCGATGGAGGAGCAGGCCTCGCAGCTGATGGAAGCCGTGGCCGTGTTCCGCGTCGCGGGCCAGCCCGCGGCCGCCGCGCCGGCACGCCAGCCCACCGCCCCAGCCCCGGCAAAACGCACGCAGCCCCGCCCGGCGGCCCGTGCAAAGGTGGACGCGGTGATGGAAACCGCAGCCGACGCCGAGTGGCAGGAGTTCTGATCCACCACTGGAAAACGCAGCGGGCCCAGCCTGCCCCTACCCACCGGCGGTCCGCCTTCGCGACCGCCGGTGGATCCCGCAGGACCGTGCCGACCCCTGCCGGTCGGGCGGCAGTCCGCGGACAGCATCCTCCACGGCCCCGCTAAAGACCCGCCACGGCCGGCCGATACCCCTTGCTGTCCACCCGTCTTCGGAGACGGCGGTCGACGACTGTCCCTCCCAACAGAGCGCCATGACAGACGAAAAAACCCCAGCGGCGCACGAAGCGTCCGACGAGCAGGATGAGCGCTATCTGGTACGCAACCCGCGCCAGATCCGCCAGCTGCTGCAGGCAATGATCGACCAGCGCTCGCTGATCAATGCCCACCTGGCTGGCCGCGAACAGTCATTCCCTACCGCGATCCTGGAACTCGATGACGACGAGCTCCTGATCGACGGCAGCCCGTCCGAGGCCGCCAACGCGGCCGCCGAGGCCGCGCCGCATCTGCTGTGCTTTGCCCAGCTGGAACGGGTGACGGTGCGCTTCCGCCTGGACGGCCTGGTCCGCGTCCGCAATGGCGCGCATACCGGCTTCCGCGCCGATATCCCCGAGGAGATGATCCACCTGCAACGACGCGAGCTGTACCGGCTGGAGACGCCCGTCACCGACTCGCCTACCTGCCATGTTCCCCGCGGCGACAGCGGCGGCGGCGCTTCGTTCCGGGTGATGGACATCAGCGGCGGCGGCATCTCGCTGGCGCTGCCGGCCGACCAGCACGTGTTCTCCATGCAGCAGCGCTATCCCGGCTGCCAGCTGGCCCTGCCTGACGCCCCGCCGATGACCGTCACCCTGGTGGCCTGCAACGTCCGCACCCAGGTCATGCCCAACGGCGTGGAAATCCAGCGCGTGGGCCTGCGCTTCGACGACATGCCCCGCGGGGGCGATGCCGCCATCCAGCGCTACATCTTCCGCATCGAGCGCCAGCGCAGTGCCCGCAAGAACGGCGACCTCTGACCGCCACTAAAGTCGCCGCCCTCCGGTGCCGATACCCCGGCTGTACCCCTCCTTACGGCTGCCCCTGGCCAGGATCAGGAAAACCGATGAACGACATCAACTCCCAGAACACCGGCGCCGCCGGTGAATACCTCAGCTTCACCCTCGGCAACGAGCACTACGGCGTGGACATCCTCAAGGTCCAGGAAATCCGTGGCTATGACTCGGTGACCAAGGTCCCGGACGCCCCGGACTACATCAAGGGCGTGATCAACCTGCGCGGCACCATCGTGCCGGTCATCGACCTGCGCCTGAAGCTGCGCCTGGACGAAGCCCGCTACGACGCCTTCACCGTGATGATCGTGCTCAACGTGGAAGACCGCGTGGTCGGCATCGTCGTGGACAGCGTGTCCGACGTGATCCCGCTGGCCCCCGAGCAGATCCGCCCGACCCCGGAATTCGGCGCCGCCGTCGATACCCGCTTCATCTCGGGCATCGGCACCCAGGACGACCGCATGCTGATCCTGCTCGACATCGAGACCCTGCTGGACAGCGCCGAGCTGGGCCAGGCCAAGGCCGTCGAGGAAGCCGCCTGAAAATGAAAGGCCAGATTCGATCAATCGAATCGATCGATGCGGCCTTCAGATCTGCGGCCGACCGCCGATAGCAGAAACATGTCCTGCCCGCTCCCGCGGGCCGGAGCTTTTATCACTACCGGAGATTCCCGATGAAGACGTTACTCCCCCTTGCAGCCATTGCTGCGCTGGCCATGGCCGCTCCCGTGAACATCGCCCGGGCCGCGGACATGATCCCGCCGGAACTGGCCGCCCGTAACACCGGCAAGGAAGGCATGGTCTGCGGCAAGGTCGAGAAGGCCCGCTACGCCGAAGGCTCCGAAGGCCAGCCGACCTTCCTGCACATGGGCGGCGCTTTCCCCCGCCACACCTTCTCCGCCCGCATCGCCGGCGCCAACCGCGGCAAGTTCAACTTCCCGCTGGAATCGCTGGAAGGCAAGGACGTGTGCGTGATCGGCATGATCAAGCGTGACGCATCGCGCGCCGAGATCGAAGTCAGCTCGCCGGCCGGACTGAAGCTGGCCAACATCAAGTAATCCGCGTGGGCGCCGGCGCTCGCCGGTGCCCGTCCCGCCGGACGGCCGTCCGGCGAGTTTCTGGAGTCCTGCCCCGATGCAGTGGATCAACAACCTCAAATTGATGCCGAAGCTGATGCTCACCTTCGGCATCGTGCTGTTCGTGATGCTCATCCAGGGCATCGTGGCC is a genomic window of Stenotrophomonas sp. Marseille-Q4652 containing:
- a CDS encoding ParA family protein → MRIWAIANQKGGVGKTTTTLALGRNLAAQGKRVLLIDLDPHSSLTRAFGVPVDPPPRGVLDLFAESPAALATLANPSAIPGLDFICAQAALATLERRSASQPGLGLALQNALTRHAGGHDYILLDCAPTLGLLMINALAAAHRLVIPTQAEPLALHGLAGMVRTAEMVERSRRRPLPVSILPTLFDRRTRVGNETLKKMQDLYGERVWEDAIPVDTRICNPSALTVAAVAGEYPGRGLSAYRRALEWILAEDALCLEQAA
- a CDS encoding chemotaxis protein CheW, whose amino-acid sequence is MNPTDVLDDYLEELLLDAIPSSAAASQHQDPTATSQATAAADATAHFEDTAAAADDAVAVGADVVEAACVAAEACAAETDDAAEEATSDGAVIEAVEGEAAAEVEDEDAVEAVGTIKAAEVNEVAQVPGGAAEVTEPQLATITGAIGAGSPVAEAATAVEPPLAPAPAPAAPVTQTPVTPAVARAPGLPPAPAAPTAPAPAPIRAPAPMPQASRPVPPPSTNAAWNELQAQARIASSPHHNRRASERTTRWLRLRCGAQPYALELLKVQEVVLPVPLLPLRGTPPATLGIMNLRGQVVPVIDLGIRLGGVPVEDDALTRIVVLEEDGEALGLKVSAVEDVANLTDSQIEPPDTARICQISNDLFRGVARLGSRPMILLDASVLLH
- a CDS encoding STAS domain-containing protein, translating into MSTVALGQDLGIETSTELKQQLAAHLEHEGLLRVDASQVGRIHTAAMQLLCAFVEARRKAGHATGFDGCTDTFRDAARLLGVTQALGLDATTDNLKSVENAA
- a CDS encoding response regulator, translating into MSARILVVDDSASMRQMVSFALTSAGFSVEEAEDGAVALGRAKGAKFNAVVTDVNMPNMDGISLIRELRQLPDYKFTPMLMLTTESAADKKSEGKAAGATGWLVKPFNPEQLVATVQKVLG
- a CDS encoding chemotaxis protein CheA — protein: MSMDLQRFHATFFEESREGLDAMEAGLLAMEDGQHDAETINSVFRAAHSIKGGAGTFGFDAIAGLTHVLETLLDELRAGKRALESAAVDAMLASVDVLRALLREAEHGQPADPESVRAVKERLEAVLSGKATSAAPAAAAAAEPEPEGWQIGFTPAPGLFMSGNDPLRIIRELESLGSLQVASRLEKLPEFAHLDPLEAYMAWDLGLVGRIPRAKIEDTFAWVVDDCELEIRPVAAPPSLAVQAPAAAPAPAEAARPAAGGASAPAAASSEAETSIRVSVDKVDALINLVGELVITQAMLKQVSGGLDPVHAERLFAGLDLLERNTRDLQEAVIGVRMLPVDAVFRRFPRLVRDLSTRLGKHVRLRTIGEGTELDKGLIEKIADPLVHLVRNSIDHGLEMPDVRCQAGKDETGTITLAASHQGGHIVIEVSDDGRGLNRDKILAKAQERGLAVPDNPTDAQVWDLIFAPGFSTADAVTDLSGRGVGMDVVRRNIQALGGEVQIESSAGAGTRTLIRLPLTLAILDGMTVSVGGETLILPLAYVLEALQPKEEDIRTMAGEGRVLRVRGEYLPILSLREYYAYGAEGANPDPLVVVVEGDGQKIALEVDELVGQQQVVVKNIENNYRRISGVSGATILGDGRVALIVDIGGLVRSLRIAEAA
- a CDS encoding porin, producing MKSSFLLAVASLAAPACALAQSPSSDASLWPPRWSPANGTEVSLTGNIAYDLNRVDADGTGLQDDDAWRRHELGLNIKRKGVYDIAVAYDLHNETWMDVTLRLESKALFGRDVGKLRVGHMKLPLGFEGNSATRNGSFMENSIATQAFYEGRRLGVDWSLEQPRWLFNAGWYADDLHGNNPGNSMAARVAWTPRKQDGQVLHLGLSGTRELPDPEINGRGVEVLPSVRWRAKPEVSLTGVRLVDSGTLANIDRIDRHGIEALWIEGPWSLQGEYLRQETSRRGGLGNYASDGWYLSGSWLVTGESRVYSGGNIANPRPEGKAGAVELLARYSHIDLDSDGIAGGRESNWTVGANWYVGRHLKFQANHVWADARRGAVHVRPRALELRAQLHF